Proteins encoded in a region of the Streptomyces sp. V4I8 genome:
- a CDS encoding STAS domain-containing protein, producing the protein MHQHTTPAFGHIRIHRADCCTVIAFHGEIDIAAAAAITPRLDAATAIPRCRIVLDLGGVEFIDACGLGLLCRARLRVMAGGGRLVLVCDHPRTLLLLQITGMDSVFTVTASMAEALDQCAGPAAD; encoded by the coding sequence ATGCACCAGCACACCACACCCGCCTTCGGGCACATCCGCATCCACCGTGCGGACTGCTGCACCGTCATCGCGTTCCACGGTGAGATCGACATCGCGGCCGCAGCCGCCATCACCCCCCGGCTCGATGCTGCCACCGCGATCCCCCGCTGTCGTATCGTGCTCGACCTGGGCGGGGTGGAGTTCATCGACGCCTGCGGGCTGGGGCTGCTGTGCCGGGCCCGCCTGCGGGTCATGGCAGGCGGCGGACGGCTCGTGCTCGTCTGCGACCACCCCCGCACCCTGCTCCTTTTGCAGATCACGGGCATGGACAGCGTGTTCACCGTGACGGCATCAATGGCCGAGGCGCTGGACCAGTGTGCCGGTCCCGCGGCCGACTGA